One window of Trifolium pratense cultivar HEN17-A07 linkage group LG5, ARS_RC_1.1, whole genome shotgun sequence genomic DNA carries:
- the LOC123884237 gene encoding probable lactoylglutathione lyase, chloroplastic, with translation MASSTIRPSLSSFNKLPSFSSRNLSQRLSLFHLRSGVRLLPHNFGLKASRFLRNDSRCMRVMASRNMSQSATQENALDWVKQDKRRMLHVVYRVGDLDKSIKFYTEGLGMKVLRKRDRPEERYMNAFLGYGPEDAHFSVELTYNYGIETYDIGTGFGHFGIAMDDISRVVDIVRAKGGTITREPGPVNGGNSNIAVIEDPDGYKFELLERSPCPEPLCKVMLRVGDLDRSIKFYEKAVGLELLRKQDNPESKCTVAIMGYGPEEKSTVLELTSDYGVTTYDKGDAYAQITIGTDDVYKTAEAIKLAGGKITHAGPVPGYKTKITSCVDPDGWKTVFVDNHDFRKDLE, from the exons ATGGCTTCTTCTACAATTCGTCCATCGCTTTCTTCATTCAACAAGTTACCCTCTTTCTCTTCACGTAACCTTTCTCAAAGACTCTCTCTTTTTCATCTTCGTAGTG GTGTTAGACTACTGCCCCATAATTTTGGTCTTAAAGCATCTAGGTTTTTGAGAAATGATAGTAGATGTATGAGAGTGATGGCATCAAGGAACATGTCTCAATCTGCTACACAGGAAAATGCATTAGATTGGGTGAAGCAAGATAAGAGAAGAATGCTTCATGTCGTATATCGTGTTGGAGACTTGGACAAGAGTATAAA ATTTTATACCGAGGGACTAGGAATGAAGGTGCTCAGGAAGCGCGACAGGCCGGAGGAGAGATATATGAATGCCTTTCTTGGATATGGCCCTGAGGATGCACACTTCTCTGTTGAACTAACATACA ATTACGGGATTGAAACGTATGACATTGGAACCGGATTTGGCCATTTTGGTATTGCTATGGATGAT ATTTCAAGAGTTGTGGACATTGTGAGAGCTAAAGGTGGCACAATAACTAGAGAGCCCGGTCCAGTCAACGGAGGCAACTCAAATATTGCAGTTATCGAAGACCCTGATGGCTATAAGTTTGAACTTTTGGAAAGGTCTCCCTGTCCCGAACCCCTGTGCAAAGTAATGCTCCGTGTGGGTGATCTCGATCGATCCATAAAATTCTATGAGAAG GCTGTGGGTTTGGAGCTTCTTCGTAAACAAGACAATCCAGAATCCAAG TGTACCGTTGCAATAATGGGTTATGGTCCAGAAGAAAAAAGTACTGTTCTGGAGTTAACTTCCGACTACGGAGTCACGACTTATGATAAAGGAGATGCATATGCTCAG ATTACAATAGGCACAGATGATGTGTACAAAACTGCAGAAGCAATTAAACTTGCTGGAGGAAAGATTACTCATGCCGGACCAGTACCCGgttacaaaacaaaaattacatcaTGTGTGGATCCCGATGGTTGGAAAACG GTTTTTGTAGATAATCATGATTTTCGAAAGGACCTTGAGTAG
- the LOC123884238 gene encoding ninja-family protein mc410 — protein sequence MEDDSGLELSLGLSFGGSSSKPKSKNGSSSETRAEEVGRGGKMVDEFKSMFNTDPQKPESITGSQRTETSKPEENFFSDLSKVKEDNASLNLNGRGFLVGNNNNKPIEIEENKRLEVVNKRRMSFDDIRNQKRHDSDVHHGDLHDRARASHISLTEDGSTAENEDVADSETDNSTSRPLSHHSDGSKGFIRVGASSDAQKEVRGVADSSANGQKRFTASTEKDFKHANMNYSASFSTQPMNMMSGPYTSVKDSNSVGAQNPQIPAGVMHVMPPTATGERTGPQSVNNGSLPMMFGHPYVQLPMLDKDSSWGRPQQFHPSFAGRAATNSAALQLNNISEAVPYEGRPLDRAKGDGKQRVAEEGSFSQPEDVKGSSTNLRGKDASEQSKGEGSTIDFSNIKPGLAADVKFGGCGSYPNLPWVSTTSSNGRTISGVTYRYNTNQIRIVCACHGSHMTPEDFVRHANDEQANPDGNAVLGSVPNGNLGSSSHN from the exons ATGGAGGACGATAGCGGGCTTGAGCTCAGTTTGGGTTTATCTTTTGGTGGTTCATCATCAAAACCCAAGAGCAAGAATGGAAGCTCCTCGGAAACTAGAGCAGAAGAAGTTGGTAGAGGTGGCAAGATGGTTGATGAATTTAAGAGCATGTTTAATACTGATCCTCAGAAGCCAGAATCAATCACGGGGTCCCAAAGGACTGAAACCTCGAAGCCCGAGGAGAACTTCTTTAGTGACCTTTCAAAAGTCAAAGAAGATAACGCTTCTTTGAATTTAAACGGGAGAGGATTCCTGGTTggaaacaacaataataaacCTATTGAAATTGAGGAAAATAAACGGTTAGAGGTAGTAAATAAGCGAAGAATGTCTTTTGATGACATACGTAATCAAAAGAGGCATGATAGCGATGTTCATCATGGTGATTTACATGACAGGGCAAGAGCATCTCATATTTCTCTAACAGAAGATGGCTCGACTGCAGAAAATGAAGACGTGGCTGATTCTGAAACCGATAACTCTACCTCGAGGCCTCTATCACACCATAGTGATGGTTCCAAGGGATTCATTAGAGTTGGCGCTTCTTCTGATGCTCAAAAAGAGGTTCGTGGAGTTGCTGACTCAAGTGCGAATGGGCAGAAGAGATTTACTGCATCAACAGAAAAAGATTTTAAACATGCAAACATGAATTATAGTGCTTCCTTCTCTACTCAACCAATGAATATGATGAGTGGACCTTATACTTCGGTAAAAGATTCCAACTCCGTTGGGGCACAAAACCCTCAAATACCTGCAGGAGTGATGCATGTGATGCCACCGACTGCAACCGGCGAACGCACAGGTCCTCAATCTGTCAATAATGGAAGCTTGCCAATGATGTTTGGACATCCGTATGTTCAGCTTCCCATGTTGGATAAGGATAGCTCATGGGGACGTCCCCAACAGTTTCATCCTTCCTTTGCCGGAAGAGCTGCAACTAACTCAG CTGCGTTACAGCTAAACAATATATCTGAGGCTGTTCCATATGAGGGAAGGCCACTAGACCGAGCCAAAGGTGATGGAAAGCAGCGTGTCGCCGAAGAAGGCTCCTTTTCACAACCTGAAGATGTGAAAGGAAGCAGCACAAACCTCAGGGGCAAAGATGCATCGGAACAGTCGAAAGGTGAAGGTTCCACTattgatttttcaaatattaagcCGGGGCTTGCTGCAGATGTGAAATTTGGAGGATGTGGTTCGTACCCAAATCTGCCTTGGGTATCTACCACAAGCTCGAACGGTAGGACAATATCAGGTGTTACTTACAGGTACAACACTAACCAAATCAGAATTGTTTGTGCATGTCATGGTTCTCACATGACCCCTGAGGATTTTGTTCGTCATGCAAATGACGAACAAGCCAATCCAGACGGCAATGCGGTTTTGGGATCGGTACCTAATGGTAATCTTGGTTCCTCTTCTCACAATTAG
- the LOC123884239 gene encoding E3 ubiquitin-protein ligase ATL42, with protein sequence MNQLGINLLILSIFFFYHVRAQTQTSSSQDVVSNFQPSLVVVIGILGLMFSLTFILLIFAKVCHRRQLSPLSDDPNNQFPTLLRSRSRFSGIDKTSIESLPFFKFSSLKGSKEGLECSICLSKFEDIEILRLLPKCKHAFHIDCIDHWLEKHSSCPICRHKVNIEDQTTFAYSNSLRMLVNEESNIEIFVQREEENQHGSSRFSIGSSFRKIGKGNTKEEELLIQKGTKEESDLIECNYTCQCHVNTGHTINQKCQCYKAYHKHNHQITMSDVVFKHRWSNVSSSDLMFLNSEMINATSSNRFNNMETKISFESKVSGTFSHAEKYVNHHHDGEKRSVSEITTVSRFRDLDMKKRVIEDSSLVENNLREERMRKLWFPIVRRTAEWFVNREKRSQQSFVDV encoded by the coding sequence ATGAATCAACTTGGTATTAACCTTTTGATTCTctcaattttcttcttctatcaTGTTAGAGCTCAAACACAAACTTCATCTTCACAAGATGTTGTCTCAAATTTCCAACCAAGTCTTGTTGTTGTCATAGGAATCCTTGGTCTCATGTTTTCATTAACATTTATTCTTCTTATTTTTGCCAAAGTGTGTCATAGGAGACAATTAAGTCCTCTTAGTGATGATCCAAATAATCAATTTCCAACACTCTTGAGATCAAGGTCAAGATTTTCAGGAATTGACAAAACATCAATAGAATCACTTCCATTTTTCAAATTCTCTTCTCTTAAAGGTTCAAAAGAAGGTTTGGAATGTTCAATatgtttgtcaaaatttgaAGACATAGAAATTTTAAGATTATTACCAAAATGTAAACATGCTTTTCATATTGATTGTATTGATCATTGGCTTGAAAAACATTCAAGTTGTCCTATTTGTAGACACAAAGTCAACATTGAAGATCAAACAACCTTTGCATATTCAAATAGTTTAAGGATGTTGGTAAATGAAGAATCAAACATAGAAATCTTTGtccaaagagaagaagaaaatcaacaTGGTTCATCAAGATTTAGTATTGGAAGCAGCTTTAGGAAAATTGGAAAAGGAAATACTAAAGAAGAAGAATTGCTTATacaaaaaggaacaaaagaagaaagtgacttaattgaatgtaattacacgtgtcagtgtcatGTTAACACTGGACACACCATCAATCAGAAGTGTCAGTGTTACAAAGCTTATCACAAACACAATCATCAGATTACTATGTCTGATGTTGTGTTTAAGCATAGATGGAGCAATGTTAGTTCTTCCGATCTTATGTTTTTGAATTCAGAGATGATTAATGCTACATCAAGTAACAGATTCAACAACATGGAAACAAAAATTTCATTTGAGAGCAAAGTTAGTGGAACTTTTAGTCATGCTGAAAAATATGTGAATCATCATCATGATGGTGAGAAAAGATCAGTGTCAGAAATCACAACTGTTTCTAGATTTAGAGATTTAGATATGAAGAAAAGGGTGATTGAAGATTCTTCTTTGGTTGAAAATAATCTTAGAGAAGAAAGAATGAGGAAGCTTTGGTTTCCAATTGTAAGAAGAACAGCTGAATGGTTTGTGAATAGAGAAAAAAGGTCTCAACAATCATTTGTAGATGTATAA